Genomic segment of Oncorhynchus tshawytscha isolate Ot180627B linkage group LG13, Otsh_v2.0, whole genome shotgun sequence:
TAGCCTCCTAACCTAGACTTAGCTTAGGAGACTGTATTAGCCTCCTAACCTAGACTTAGCTTAGGAGACTGTATTAGCCTCCTAACCTAGACTTAGCTTAGGAGACTGTATTAGCCTCCTAACCTAGACTTAGCTTAGGAGACTGTATTAGCCTCCTAACCTAGACTTAGCTTAGGAGACTATATTAGCCTAACCTAGATTTAGCTTCGAAGACTATTAGTCTAACCTTCAACCTCTACGGTTTACCCTACCTTCAGCGCGAAGCAGCTGATTCGCGGGGAGCCCAATGTGTCGTACATCTGCTCGCGGTACTACCGTGCCCCAGAGCTCATCTTCGGCGCCACCGACTACACGGCCAACATCGACATCTGGTCGGCGGGCTGCGTGCTGGCCGAACTGCTACTGGGACAGCCCATCTTCCCCGGGGACAGCGGAGTGGACCAGCTAGTGGAGATCATCAAGGTGAGTAAATAGGAggaatgtgtgtttgtatgtggttTACACTACAGGGACAAAATACCCGCCATTCTGATTGCATACCAACATTAGGAGGACATTTGACTAATGAGAATGTTTTGTGTGAGTGGTGGGGGAAAGCAAGGGGAGTAATAATCAGTGATATATAATTAAACAATAAGGCGCGCGTTGCATCGTTCCTAAGAACAGCCCCACGgccgtcagccaatcagcattcaggggtcgaaccacccagtttataataatcaGTAACGTGGGGAGATTCAAAATGACAACCATTGTACGCTACTAACTGTGTACTTGTATGTCTGCTACTCAGGTTTTGGGAACTCCGACACGGGAACAGATCCGAGAAATGAACCCCAACTACACAGAGTTCAAATTCCCCCAAATCAAAGCACATCCCTGGACAAAGGTAAAtggttctaaaaaaaaaaaatagttatgTCAACCTGGTTATGTTTTTGTCTTTCAAgtaatgtctttatttttttctGATACTGTTTCATGTTGTGTGTGTACTTGTACCTCCTCTCGCAGGTGTTTAAGCCTCGCTCCCCTCCGGAGGCCGTCGCCCTGTGCTCGCGCCTGCTGGAGTACACCCCGGTCACGCGCTTTTCACCCCTGGAGGCCTGCGCTCACGCCTTCTTCGACGAGCTGCGCCAGCCCAACGCCCGGCTGCCTAGCGGCCGACAGCTGCCCCTGCTCTTCAACTTCAGCACCACTGGTCTGTACACCATGTTGACCCCCTGACCTTTTTGTAACCCAAAAGTGGTTGATTCAATTAAAATTCAGGGAATCAATTGAAACTCCCATTCAAGAATTGAGATGGACCTGACCCATGCATATATTCTGCATGTCCTTATAGGGTATCTACAATAGAAAGTTTTGAAATATATTTGTCTGTTTTCTATGTGTAACGTTGTATAGCTATGTGTTGGGGTGTTTAAAATTGCCACAGTCTTGTACCAGTTCTTTCTTATAAATCTAATGCTTTTTCctatctttctttttctctcctatCCTTCCAGAGCTGTCAATCCAGCCACAACTGAACTCCACCCTAATTCCTCCTCATGCCCGCGCACAGTCCAGTTCATCTGGTACGACCCCCCCCCAATCCCAAACATAGTAATTGGCTACCCATGTCACTTCAGTGCCACACAGTGCATAGAGTAGCTGTCAATCATTCATTCCCGTATCTGCAGCTAGCGTCATGGAGTAGTAATTGGCTTGCAGACATAGGTTCGGTGGAGTTCTAGGCTAAATCCACATGAAATGAGGGAAATGGATAGTAAGATGACTGCTCTTACAAATGACAAAAAATAATGTCTCTTCCATTATCGCTTCAAATATTCTTTGTCCATGTTTCTGGTCATTGTAATCCTTTCTGTATAAGACAGCAGCCAAACAAAGGGGCACTAGCCTGAGAACCACACATCTGTCTCCTTTTATGTTTTAGTAACCACACCTTTGTgcattgtaaatgtttgtagtcTTAAGGAGGTCCTCTATCTGGAAAATGTTTTCTGATCCGTTTTAGTTGAGGTCTTACTACAATTTGGCTGCGTAATGGCATATGTTTACAGTTTATACTTGACTAGAAAAATCAATCTGTTATACCCGTTCAAAATATCTAACACTGTCTTCTTCTCTACCACTTCTGTTCCTCTCTATCTTCTATCCCTCAGTAGATGGCTCTGGGTTAGATGGCTCCTCTCAGCACAGCTCAGTACCCGGATCACTCAACAACAGCACCTGAAACATCCCTGCAAACCCTCTGTCTGccagccccccctcccccccgcacacacacactatattgcTTCTTTCTACTTCGCTACTTGTTATTTCTCCCCATTGGTTACAAACATACCtttttgtactgtatatacattgaaCAAACCATTTATAGCATTAGAGGGTATCATTAGCTGACAAGGTAGTTTTGTTACATTCAATTGAAACTAGATCAGCACTACAGGCAGAGTTcgacactctctcacacacacacacacacactttctcatgTATTGATGACACCTTAAGTATTATTCCACTCCCTGGCTGCATCTCCTTTGGCCCAGctccctatttctctctgccTGTTTATAACACTCATGTTCCTGCTGTTGAGGGTGGCATTCGAAGGTTCAGTAGGTGGGGCAGGTCCTCtctataatatatttttttttaaatcaagtttttttttttttttgtctttttattctaatgtgtatttatttaactgAAGACTTCATGAAGCCTTCTGCCACAGCCACACACATTCTACAGGAGTTTGTCTCTACAAGCTAGTTGAGGTGTTTCCCTGTTACAGTCATTTGTAGACAAATGGGATAAAATGGTTCTGGTTgccagatggagggaggaagatgcTGTgtttgttttaatacattttataaaattatatttaaaaatatgaaatgacagctgcttatttttttcatttatttattttttttgcttcGAAGGCACTGTGAATTTTTACATGGAAAGGGGAGGGTTCAAGTTTATAATTGGTAGCCATACTTGCTAGCaaatttccagtgtgtgtgtgaggatctGAAGGAAAGGGTTTGACAGATGGTGAGGCTGGTGGTGTTCGTGTGGAGACTGAGACATCCATGATTCACATCTGTGTAGCAGCATCTCTCAGACAGTCCCAAACTGAGCCTCCCTTTACTGTCCATGGGAAGACAACCATCTATAGGACCTTCATTCCTGTATTTAAGACTGCTGTGGTAGTGAAATGTCACCTTCCTATTGGCTTCAATATATGGCATACCATAAAAAATATTGTATGGTGAGGTTACATGTTTGATTTCAAAATCTGGTTCTGGCTAATTTGGCACTCATGCATTCATAGCATGAACTCTCCAGAACTCctgatttttaattttttttgaaAGTATATACACGCCGTGCTTGACGGCGTGTATATAAAAAAGTGGACTTTCACAGCAGACTTGTAAGAATCTTTGTCAGTGTTGCACCCATCTAGAATGTAGAGGACCAAGGGATTATCAACTATGGGTTCAGCCATGTGGACATACATGTATCCTCCATGGAGTAGCTGACTCCAGTTTGGACATTTGAAACAGACCATGATTCCTGTTCCGTTCTGTTAATTCTCAAATGGAGTcgaggtcgtgtgtgtgtgtgaagacgcGTACTCTGTTACTGGTGTAGTGTGGCCGATAGCGAGTTCATAGTAGCCCTACAGTCTTGTgcttgtgggagtgaatgagaatGAGTGAGAAATTGAAGCGGGTGAGGGAATGGCAgaggttttttttgtgtgtgtgatgataaTGTGTTGTTGTTCCATGTGAATAATCGTACTCCGAATCCAATCTGCACCGTTTTGAAAAGCCAGTGTTGTAGATTTAGATCAGTTCTCAGTACTGACCACTTGAAAGCTTTCTAGTACAAGCGTGTTATGATTTATGATATtgtaccacctctaccacccacTTGTAGAAACAACCGTCATATGTGCTGACGTTGATTTAAAGAATACATTTTTCCTCTTATCTCTCTGAAGCCATCTTCTTCCTGCGTGAAATGGAGCATATTGGTTTGGAttccttttcttcttcttttcttctccCGCCCTGTAAATATCACCAACTTTTAATTTCCCCTCATTATTTTATtacagtgttttatttttccGTTACCTGTTGAACTCGTCACGGACCACTTTCTGTTCCATTCAAAAGTCTGTAAATACAATCAGTTTCAATGGCCTGATTTCAAGATGTAaataccccccccacacaaaaAAGAGCACATTTTCCCTCCCTGTttgttgatgtctctctctccgtctctctctggtcGCGCGCCTCCGTGTGATTGTACTGTATCTCTCGGCTTTATTTATTACCTCACTTGGTGTTCTCGTgtagggagaggtagaggcaCCAACTGTTTTGTGGGCATTATGTAGAGTGTTCCAGAATACATGTACTGTACTTGGAACCCACGACATTGGTATGTTTGGAAAGTTGGACTGAAAAGTTTGGTTGGATATATCCAGATTTGATCAGACTATATCTGTGGTACGATTCCAACTAATATATTtccctgtttttttatttttataccttaAGTCACCTACGTACTGACCTTTTGACAGGGAAATGTGATTGTGGGCTATGAGTTTACCAGACAACCATTTGGCCAATGCACGGCCCCTGTACAATTCATTACAATGGGCGCCCAATGTAAGAGATTTAAATTGTGTGAAAGTGTCATGTTGTACTGCAGAGAAGCcataataaatgtttttaaaaaatacctGCTGGATGTGAAGGGTAAACCTGAGGGCCTTCATGGCGACACGGGGTCAGATGGTGcagccagcctccctcccctGACAATGCCTACGTCCATCACGGACAATTCCGACCTGCTGCTTTCAAAATGTCAGCCACAGAGAAAATGCAGCGACTTCAGTACGAACCAGTTATcaacccccaccctccctccctcctgtgtgTTGATGTACATGCCTGTTTGCTGGTTTCATAACTAAATCTCAGCAGGATCAGGCTACTAGCTAATTATACTAGAAGTACCCTGTTCTGTGTATAGCAAACCAAGTGAGGTCACTTTTTAATGTTCTGTGAGTAAAATTGTTATCAGTAATTTTTCATTCCAATCCTGTTTCTATTGTATCTTCCTGGTCAGGAGACCTGGTCTGCTTttgggacagagggaaggagggagagaacccAACTGTCTGTTTTTGTCTGTATGAAATGAGCTCATTTAATAAAGTGATAACTCCTATGAGCCCTTGTTGTTATTGTGTCAGACTGAGTAACATGTTTGAAACATCACTTTCACATGTCACCTTTTGGTCATTTTTGATAAAAGAACAAACATATCCTACAAAGCCAGAAGTATTGATAAAAGACAGCAGCTCCAATGGCAGTGTATTTCTGCATATGTACCATTTCATTATCAGTTAGTGGTTTTTGGTCAACAACTACACATGTGCAGAGGTCCAACAATCGAACAGTGTTTATTAGGAATCGTGCTATGCAGCCACTTGGACCAACTCTTGCTGCAACCTCTACGAAGGTGTGGACAtaaatgtaaatccaggacactcaaattagcaTGATCTGATGTCAGGGCTTTCTCTGGATCCAAATGGGCTTAGGTGGTGGCCGTGGCCAATGGTGCATTTTGCCGACCAATTTCTTTTGAGGTCCTCCTTTTGGACGCAGTGATAGTTCTGcggttttaaagcacattttctgcaattctacacatcttGCCATGGGGCTGAGAGAATTTGCAGTTTGCAAAgcaaatgtcctgcaattctacatttCATGACAGGGGCTGATAGAATTAGCTGTTTTAAAGCTAGTTTATTGCAATGCTATCGGAGTGTCTCAAACATAACGAAATCCATTGGGGTCCCATGCCATGACAAAATGACTTATAAATGCATAATTTTGGGAATTTTGTTTATTTTCCCTGACTGTTTAGCttttatttgaatgattgttagttctcagatcttattaaaaatatatttatcttttctacatactttttCTGGTTATAgttttaagtttacactgaaaacatTTAACATcccaaatgtttttttcccccaaataAAATGTATACAGGGCGGTGAAAAGGTATTATCCCCCTTTCAAATGTTCTCTACTTATACATACTTTTcatactgaatgttatcaaatCAAAAGTTAATATTGGATAAAGgtaacctgagtgaacaaataacacaacaatgacatacttatttaattgatttaataaacaaagttatgcaacacccaatgccactgtgtgaaaaagtaattgcccctttacactcaataactggtcgTGCCACCTTTAgttgcaatgactccaaccaaacgttttgtgtagttgttgatcagtctgtcacgtctcttccatgcagaactgcttcaactcagcgacatttgtgggttttcaagcattaactgctcatttcaagtcctgccacaacctCTCAAGTGGAATTAGGACTAGGcaattccaaaacttcaaatgtgttgctttttagccgtttccatgtagacttgattgtgtgttttggatcattgtcttgctgcatgtaACCAGCTGCACTttagcttcagctcacagactgTTGGCCTGACATTCTCTTATTagattctctgatacagagcagaattcatgctTCCTTCTATTAAGTCGTCTAGGTCCTGAGGAAGccaaccatcacactaccaccaccatgcttgaccgttgttACTGTGGAATGCactgtttggttttcgccagacataatgggacccatgtcatccAGAAAGTTATACTTCTGACTCATCGGTCCTATTATTTATGGCTAACATTAgataggtggctaacattagataggtggctaacattagataggtggctaacattagctaggtggctaacattagccaggctaggtgttaggggttaaggtagggttaaggttagtgttagtatgctttgttattgtttcgaCTGTTTGATTGCCCCTTGAAGGTATTTTTGTTGCAATTCGAATTGAATACCACGTAAATTCTCCACTTCATAAGTGATGTCAATAATTGAATAGGAATTTCTATATTAGTTGGCCCCAACCCTGGATGCATAACCATTCCAAATAACATTGCCATTAACATGGTATTTGGACTTTGTTCAACAGAATACTACTGTAGTTCCATGGAACACCAATACTAGttaatcatttttttttaaattgatcaTCTTTTATAGCTCACACGATCGGTAACCATTCCAAAGAACATTCTTTGCCATTCATATCTGGAATTTGAACACGCCTCAAATCAGCTCTATGGAACACCATTACCAGCTAACAATTGTTTGAAATTGCTAACTATTTATTTGTAGCTGACAGTGTAAAAGTGCTCCTCTTTCTCCAGATGAACAGAACCTGCAGAACTTACCAGTGATTCACATTAACAGGTAAATCCTCAATTCATGTACATTTCAAAATAAACTGTTTACTTTGCCGTTATGCTGTTTTTCAGAGAATTCTGGATGTTTCTAGCATTATTGCCCTCTGATTGTTCCAGTACCTTGTTTTTAGGagaccatcatcaccaccatggCAATGTTGACCATATCTCTGCTGCTCTGTGCTGCCGTTGCTCTGAATGGAGCAACAGGTAGGACACACAGCAAACCAAGAATATACACTTTAGTTCACACTTTACAGCATTTTTTACAAAACACTCCTTTCCTGTCGATCCCTGGAACTCCAGCTAGTTGACGTTTTTGTTGTCCAGGTGCTGATGCCCTACCCGTGGCCCTACCCGAGGCCCTACCCGAGGCCCTACCCGTGGCCCTATCCGAGGCCCTACCCGTGGCCCTATCCGAGGCCCTACCCGTGGCCCTACCGACATCCCAGAAAGCACAGTCAAAGTTCCATATGTTCAGCAAGTAAAGCATCTTAACgcgcaattacagctgcaagctCCTTGTAGTTGCCCTTGTGTCATGTCCTCTAGTAGCCAATTCTGGCCTGACCCAAAATGAAGTGGTGTTAATATGCTGCTTGACAACATCCCTGTTTCTTCTTACTTTCCCATTGTGTTGCGAGGTTTGAATACGCAGACCTTCGTCATGATTGATTCAGCTTTTTCCCAACTTAGATCTGATGTGGGCATTTATATGCTCCATGATTTTGTTTTGGCATTTAGCTGAACGATCAATGTACTTCAGGTCACTGTACCCCCCTTTCGCCCAAGTTTCAGACTTTCCAAAAAGCAGGCAAGTCCTGCAATGCAAGGCTCCCTGTTAACCAGCTATACATTTAATACCAGTTGGTTGAAATAAATTGCACTAACTGGACACAAAAATAAAGTTCtaaaaccaagaaaacaatttaTAATCTATCTCTTCCATCTCATGTATTCGGCACAACCCGAATACAACACACTAGGTTCATTCTCTAATTCTAATCCTATGATTGGATGAACCTCATGTCTGTTCATACTGCCAAAGCTTTGACTGGATGGAGGTCGTCCTccggaagtggtcataattaccatgtatATCTATTGAAGGGGTTGAGGCctacgagcctcctaggttttgtattgaagtcaatgtacccagaggaggacagaagatagctgtcctccggctacaccatggtgctaccccagcGAGTACTGTTGctatagaccttcattgcaaaactatttgttttaatcaattatttgctGACATATGAAtgtatttagtatagtttaatctaaaaaggataacttttttattgtttcactatttttatttttattaaattttACTGAGGAGGATGGTACTCTCATTCTTCTTCTGCAGAGCCTCCACtggactgggcagtagtccaggtgtgacaaaactagggcctgtaggacttgttttgttgatagccttgtcaagaaagcagagcagtgctttattacggacagaccgcTGCCCATCTTAGCTACCTTTGCATCAATACGTTTTGACcagacagtttacaatccaaggTTACACcgagcagtttagtctcctcagcTTGCTCAATTTCCTTGATGGAGGTGGGGTGATAGAAACAGGCTGATATGCCCATAAACGAAGCAGTCTGTCCTTTCTTGCTCCATCCGTCTATCCACGTGGTTATTTTTCATGCCTCTTTGAGAATCTCCTTAACGTTCTGGGTTGCTGTTTAGTTTTGCGAAGCAATCAAGCCGTTCGCTCTAACAGCAGCAGGAGTTTTACATTTGGTATCAAGTGTTCGGTTGAATTTTCTGAAGGCTGGCTCATCGCAGTCTCGTGGAATTTTCAGACTGGACGAATGAATTAACCAGTGCTTCTTCTCTTTTTTTGAAACTCATTTGAGGTTGCTATGGTTGCTATGTTTCTGCTCTTTTCATGCAAACTGCTGAAGTTGGTTGTCCTGATGTGCAGCTACTGGTTGACGTGCAGCTACTAATAGCTAGCTAGTGGTTATCTCACCTGGAATTTATACTGAAATTGTTTGTATAATTCTTTGATCAAACTCTGAAATCCTAGACTGTACCTTTAAGAATCCTGTTACAATTATGGCAGTATcattcatgtttaataatgacTCTTAAGAGAAAACACAATGTCTACTCCCGTTTTATTGACAATAAACAACAAAACAAGTACAAATAATCTTTACTGAATATTTGACTTTACCATAAAGACTGTTCAGTTGGGTGTTAGCACTATGGAGTATCATTGTTGGTTTCAGTTTTTCTGGATTTCACAGATTCTTTTGGAGCACACCGAGGGAAATCTGTTGCCGCAGTTTATATCGTTCCAGCCATATTTACCTTAAAAGGAAACATGGCACAGAAATTACCTCTCAAATAATCTCAGGTGTTCACACAACAATAGTATAGTGTgtttgcggtgtgtgtgtgtgtgtcagctttaTTTGATGAATGGATCAGTGAATGATACTGGGCCTACTGTACCTTCCCAGTTAATCACTAAACATGGCTCTCTGCCACCGCTATTATTGGGCTCTCCTTTCTTCCAGTTCTGGTAATCAAATTCAGAGCCGTCACTCCAAAACCATAGTCTGTCCTGTGGGGAAGAAGTGAGGTCTCAGTCTCAAATAAATCCCATGTTATTATTATAATAGTATGCCAATAGATACTGCAGtgacctttttgttgttgttgagaacaTCTATAAGATCCTCCAAACCGAGATCTGACTTTATCAGTGACCCTTGAGATATTGATGAGTTTACCAAAGATATTACTGATCTGTGAGTATACTCCACCTGAACAGCATCAAATCCTCCTATCCAGGGAGTTGATGAACCGCCAGTCTTGCACCCCGCAATTGCCTGTAGAAATTGATACTCCGCAGAGCTGTGCACAGACGCCAGGTTTGCT
This window contains:
- the LOC112264809 gene encoding ladderlectin, with amino-acid sequence MLTISLLLCAVVAMNGATGAKGEEEGVVAAENRNQCPTGWFQFGSRCFMFVETARSWPLAERHCVSLGANLASVHSSAEYQFLQAIAGCKTGGSSTPWIGGFDAVQDRLWFWSDGSEFDYQNWKKGEPNNSGGREPCLVINWEGKYGWNDINCGNRFPSVCSKRICEIQKN